A window of Limnohabitans sp. contains these coding sequences:
- a CDS encoding tripartite tricarboxylate transporter substrate binding protein, with translation MQTALVSAGALNTAWAQSSFPAKPLRIVVPFGAGGVADLTVRAVAQQLSVNLGQAVVVDNRPGAGGIVAAEVVARAEPDGHTLLLMSNGTAVSAGLFKALPFNPRTDFAPVSLLGLFDIAIVVPESSPHKTLADLVSFGRANPGKLNMGTINIGSTQHLAGELFRTQANLIVQIIPYNGTPAVINALRGGQVDVAVEILGPLKPQINAKAVRLLGVMGAKRPKDLPDTPVVRDLPGLSDFNVSSWNALAAPGKTPAAVVNRLNAELVKVLAMPDMVQRLAGFNVQAQSSTPTQLAQLLDADIKRWTDVIQKAGIPLQ, from the coding sequence ATGCAAACTGCCCTTGTATCCGCAGGGGCATTGAACACAGCCTGGGCCCAAAGCAGCTTTCCCGCCAAGCCGTTGCGCATCGTGGTGCCTTTTGGAGCAGGTGGCGTGGCCGACCTGACGGTGCGTGCTGTGGCTCAACAGCTCTCGGTCAATTTGGGGCAAGCCGTGGTGGTCGACAACCGACCCGGCGCTGGCGGCATTGTGGCGGCAGAAGTGGTGGCCCGCGCCGAGCCCGATGGCCACACCTTGTTGCTCATGTCCAATGGCACGGCCGTGAGTGCGGGTTTGTTCAAGGCCCTGCCCTTCAACCCCCGCACCGACTTTGCGCCTGTTTCTTTGTTGGGCCTGTTTGACATCGCCATCGTGGTGCCCGAGTCCTCGCCCCACAAAACCTTGGCCGACTTGGTCAGCTTTGGCCGCGCCAACCCGGGCAAGCTCAACATGGGCACCATCAACATTGGCAGCACCCAACACTTGGCGGGTGAGTTGTTCCGCACGCAGGCCAACTTGATTGTGCAGATCATTCCGTACAACGGCACACCCGCCGTGATCAACGCCCTGCGCGGTGGTCAGGTCGATGTCGCAGTCGAAATCTTGGGCCCGCTCAAACCCCAGATCAACGCCAAAGCCGTGCGCCTGCTGGGCGTGATGGGCGCCAAGCGCCCCAAAGACCTGCCCGACACCCCTGTGGTGCGCGATTTGCCTGGCCTGAGCGACTTCAACGTGTCGTCTTGGAACGCCTTGGCCGCTCCTGGCAAGACCCCCGCGGCTGTGGTCAACCGCCTGAACGCTGAGTTGGTGAAGGTCCTGGCCATGCCCGACATGGTGCAGCGCCTGGCCGGCTTCAACGTGCAAGCCCAATCCAGCACCCCCACCCAATTGGCTCAACTGCTCGATGCCGACATCAAACGCTGGACCGACGTGATTCAAAAGGCGGGGATACCGCTGCAGTGA